One window from the genome of Castellaniella sp. MT123 encodes:
- a CDS encoding uroporphyrinogen-III C-methyltransferase produces MSDTDHSTPSSSPDSRAPASALASAQASPRQPTGLGRVALVILLLLAVILAAALYEQHRQYRVLQADLQRQHTENTQLIQQARDQAAQALALAHAQAAQVEDLRNTLDATASQVQELDQALQLMTDTGSDLLLLNDIDHLVTMAQQQLTLGGNVANAIISLEAAQAQLARANRPNLAALQQSINGDIDRLRAVATINLPALSGQIEQLSGLIGAAPLLVPDHAESVVPASAQPNASPAPAPAAPPAAGAASTDQAGWRGVATGAWHWTRDSATQLSQDLRGLFDVRRVDDSAALLMSPDQALRFREGLKQRAVTAQLALMMHQSRIWKSELARITQAIEQRYDMRAESARQALKLARALHDTPIEVALPGVDNSLAAIAAARDAEAAQENDLSNDGAASPDAPAQNESDPQPPILRTPAQAPASAGAV; encoded by the coding sequence ATGAGCGATACCGATCACAGCACGCCTTCCTCCTCCCCCGATTCGAGGGCCCCTGCGTCGGCTCTGGCGAGCGCCCAGGCATCTCCCCGACAGCCGACCGGTCTGGGGCGCGTCGCGCTGGTCATCCTGCTGCTGCTGGCGGTTATCCTGGCCGCGGCCCTGTATGAACAGCACCGGCAGTACCGCGTCCTGCAGGCCGATCTGCAGCGACAGCACACCGAAAATACCCAGTTGATCCAACAGGCCCGCGACCAGGCGGCCCAGGCGCTGGCGCTGGCGCATGCGCAGGCCGCCCAGGTCGAAGACCTGCGCAACACGCTGGATGCGACTGCCAGCCAGGTCCAGGAACTGGATCAGGCCTTGCAACTGATGACCGACACGGGTTCGGATCTGCTGCTGCTCAACGACATCGATCACCTGGTCACCATGGCCCAGCAGCAGCTGACGCTGGGCGGCAACGTGGCCAACGCCATCATTTCCCTGGAAGCCGCCCAGGCGCAACTGGCGCGGGCCAACCGGCCCAATCTGGCCGCGCTGCAGCAGTCGATCAATGGCGATATCGACCGCCTGCGCGCTGTCGCGACGATCAACCTTCCCGCCTTGTCGGGGCAGATCGAACAGCTGTCCGGCTTGATCGGCGCGGCGCCCCTGTTGGTGCCCGATCATGCGGAATCCGTCGTGCCGGCGTCCGCCCAGCCCAATGCCTCCCCGGCCCCGGCACCCGCGGCACCGCCGGCGGCTGGCGCCGCCTCCACGGATCAGGCCGGGTGGCGTGGTGTGGCGACTGGCGCCTGGCACTGGACCCGGGATTCCGCGACTCAGCTTTCCCAGGACCTTCGAGGCCTGTTCGATGTCCGGCGGGTGGATGATTCCGCCGCCTTGCTGATGTCTCCCGATCAGGCTCTGCGGTTCCGCGAGGGCCTGAAGCAGCGCGCGGTGACGGCGCAGCTGGCGCTCATGATGCATCAGTCGCGGATCTGGAAATCCGAACTCGCCCGCATCACGCAGGCGATCGAGCAGCGCTACGACATGCGGGCGGAATCCGCCCGCCAGGCGCTGAAACTCGCGCGCGCGCTGCATGACACCCCCATCGAGGTCGCCCTGCCGGGTGTCGACAACAGTCTGGCCGCGATCGCCGCCGCGCGCGACGCCGAGGCGGCCCAGGAAAACGATTTATCCAATGATGGCGCGGCCTCGCCGGACGCGCCGGCCCAAAACGAGTCCGATCCCCAGCCCCCGATTCTGCGGACACCGGCACAGGCGCCCGCCAGCGCAGGCGCGGTCTAA
- a CDS encoding uroporphyrinogen-III synthase: MRQPTAACRVILTRPQGRNGGLADLVRRAGLAVIEAPALEIEPLDTPRPNPRAGDLLVFVSGQAVDAYFSGRRMSWPDGARACAVGTATARALEAHVPDDCILAPEAGQPPDSESLLAAIDGLGLKPARAHILRATQGRDWLAGQLRQRGWDVACHALYRRSPRIWDRPACLALAGEGPVVLLVTSLEALDAIETSLRTQGLIWPRRLRIVTLHERIGRRLQCLYADRPDGVLHVTLSSPDEAALFQAIVAASRQLP; encoded by the coding sequence GTGCGGCAGCCAACCGCCGCGTGCCGGGTCATCCTGACCCGTCCGCAGGGACGCAACGGTGGCTTGGCGGATCTCGTGCGCCGGGCGGGTCTGGCGGTGATCGAAGCCCCGGCACTGGAAATCGAACCGCTCGATACGCCACGCCCGAATCCGCGCGCGGGCGATCTGCTCGTCTTTGTCAGCGGGCAGGCGGTGGACGCCTATTTTTCGGGACGGCGGATGTCTTGGCCGGACGGTGCGCGGGCCTGCGCTGTCGGGACCGCGACCGCCCGGGCGCTGGAGGCTCACGTTCCGGATGACTGCATCCTGGCCCCGGAAGCCGGACAGCCGCCGGATTCCGAGTCGCTGCTGGCGGCGATCGATGGGCTCGGCCTGAAGCCGGCCCGGGCGCACATCCTGCGGGCCACCCAGGGCCGCGACTGGCTGGCCGGGCAGTTACGGCAACGCGGCTGGGACGTCGCCTGCCATGCCCTGTATCGGCGCAGCCCCCGGATCTGGGATCGACCTGCCTGCCTGGCTCTGGCGGGCGAGGGCCCCGTGGTATTGCTGGTGACCAGCCTCGAGGCCCTGGATGCCATTGAGACCAGCCTGCGGACGCAGGGCCTAATCTGGCCCAGGCGACTGCGCATCGTCACCTTGCACGAGCGGATCGGGCGACGTTTACAATGTCTCTACGCTGACCGGCCGGACGGGGTGTTGCACGTCACGCTCAGCAGTCCCGATGAGGCTGCGCTGTTTCAGGCTATAGTGGCAGCATCCCGACAGCTTCCCTGA
- the hemC gene encoding hydroxymethylbilane synthase produces the protein MSAPEKLVIATRASRLALWQAHHAQSRLRALYPDCRVELLEMTTRGDQILDRTLSKVGGKGLFVKELETALLDGRADLAVHSLKDVPVDLTQPFALAAVLQRADPCDALVSNTAASLDDLPAGAVVGTSSLRREAQLRARYPQLLVKPLRGNLDTRLAKLDRGDYAAIVLAAAGLQRLGLSERIRSVLPVDLSLPAAGQGALGIETLASRTDLRSWLEPLVCRETTACVLAERAVSRALGGSCQVPLAAYAVLHADELFLRGLVAEPDGSRVLRAQARGAADQAEALGESVARDLLGQGADAILARLSSTDA, from the coding sequence ATGTCCGCACCCGAAAAACTCGTGATCGCCACGCGGGCCAGCCGTCTGGCCTTGTGGCAGGCGCATCATGCGCAGTCCCGCCTGCGGGCCCTGTATCCCGATTGCCGGGTCGAACTGCTGGAGATGACGACGCGCGGCGATCAGATCCTGGATCGCACCTTGTCCAAGGTCGGCGGCAAGGGCTTGTTCGTCAAAGAACTGGAAACCGCTTTGCTGGACGGCCGCGCCGATCTGGCCGTGCATTCCTTGAAAGATGTGCCGGTCGATCTGACGCAGCCCTTCGCCCTGGCGGCGGTGCTGCAGCGGGCCGACCCCTGTGATGCGCTGGTGTCGAATACGGCTGCCAGTCTGGATGATCTGCCCGCGGGTGCGGTGGTCGGCACCTCCAGCCTGCGCCGCGAGGCCCAGCTGCGCGCCCGCTACCCACAATTGCTCGTCAAGCCCCTGCGAGGCAATCTGGATACCCGGCTGGCCAAGCTGGATCGTGGCGATTATGCCGCTATCGTGCTGGCTGCGGCCGGCCTGCAGCGCCTGGGCCTGAGCGAGCGGATCCGGTCCGTTCTACCGGTGGACCTCAGTTTGCCGGCGGCCGGGCAAGGTGCGCTGGGGATCGAGACCCTGGCATCCCGCACGGACCTGCGATCCTGGCTCGAGCCGCTGGTCTGTCGGGAAACCACCGCCTGCGTCCTGGCCGAGCGGGCGGTGTCGCGCGCTCTGGGCGGGTCGTGCCAGGTGCCGCTGGCTGCCTATGCGGTCTTGCACGCCGACGAACTATTCCTGCGGGGGCTCGTGGCGGAGCCAGATGGCAGCCGTGTGCTGCGGGCACAGGCCCGGGGTGCCGCGGATCAGGCAGAAGCCTTGGGCGAATCGGTGGCCCGGGATCTGCTGGGCCAGGGCGCGGATGCCATTCTGGCGCGCCTGTCCTCGACTGACGCCTGA
- the sucD gene encoding succinate--CoA ligase subunit alpha — translation MSILINKDTKVITQGITGKTGQFHTRMCREYGNGRAAFVAGVHPKKAGENFEGIPIYASVKDAKAATGATVSVIYVPPAGAAAAIWEAVEADLDLAICITEGIPVRDMLEVRNRMRAENRKTLLLGPNCPGLITPDEIKIGIMPGHIHRKGRIGVVSRSGTLTYEAVAQVTELGLGQSSAVGIGGDPINGLKHIDVLKMFNDDPDTDAVIMIGEIGGPDEVNAAQWAKDNMKKPVVGFIAGVTAPAGKRMGHAGALISGGADTADAKLEIMEACGIRTTRNPSEMGKLLKTVL, via the coding sequence ATGTCGATTCTGATCAACAAGGACACCAAGGTCATCACCCAGGGGATCACCGGCAAGACCGGCCAGTTCCACACCCGCATGTGCCGCGAGTACGGCAACGGCCGCGCCGCCTTCGTGGCCGGCGTGCACCCGAAGAAAGCAGGCGAAAACTTCGAAGGCATTCCTATCTACGCCTCCGTGAAGGACGCCAAGGCCGCCACCGGCGCGACCGTTTCGGTCATCTACGTGCCGCCCGCCGGTGCCGCGGCCGCCATCTGGGAAGCCGTCGAGGCCGACCTGGACCTGGCCATCTGCATCACCGAAGGCATTCCCGTGCGCGACATGCTGGAAGTGCGCAACCGCATGCGCGCGGAAAATCGCAAGACCTTGCTGCTGGGCCCCAACTGCCCGGGCCTGATCACGCCGGACGAAATCAAGATCGGCATCATGCCGGGCCACATCCACCGCAAGGGCCGCATCGGCGTCGTCAGCCGCTCGGGCACCCTGACCTACGAAGCCGTGGCGCAGGTCACGGAACTGGGTCTGGGTCAGTCCAGCGCGGTCGGTATCGGCGGCGACCCGATCAACGGCCTGAAGCACATCGACGTGCTGAAGATGTTCAATGACGATCCGGACACCGACGCCGTCATCATGATCGGCGAGATCGGCGGCCCCGACGAGGTCAACGCCGCGCAGTGGGCCAAAGACAACATGAAAAAGCCCGTGGTGGGCTTCATCGCCGGCGTGACGGCCCCGGCGGGCAAGCGGATGGGCCACGCCGGCGCCCTGATCTCGGGCGGCGCCGACACGGCCGATGCCAAGCTCGAAATCATGGAAGCCTGCGGGATCCGTACGACGCGCAATCCGTCGGAAATGGGCAAGCTGCTCAAGACTGTGCTGTAA